Proteins encoded within one genomic window of Persephonella hydrogeniphila:
- the argS gene encoding arginine--tRNA ligase — MKEEIKNRIIEELKKHIPEVEQVKDKLKIDIPKEDRFGDLSINIAFLLSKYLKKKPVDIASEIKEIIQNLPYFSKVEVAGAGFINIFLSTEYYSDVLRQILEEKDRYGVAKEKNRGRINIEFVSANPTGPLHLGHGRGAVVGNVQSNLYEYIGYEVEREFYINDAGNQIKKLGESVYARFRQIEEPDYPFPEDGYHGEYIKEIAEHLYRYEREKILSFVDEKQAIDFCAEFAKELLLERIKNDLKEFGVEFDIWFSEKKLYTTGKVDEAIQFLKDKGMIYEKEGAVWVKTSLYGDDKDRVIIKSDGSYTYFAGDIAYHYDKFKRGYDFIVNVWGADHHGYFPRLKAAVMAFGVPENWIKVIFIQLVKLFRNGQEVKMSKRSGSFITLKELIEEVGKDAVIYFFLTKDSDTHLNFDIDLALKKSSENPVYYVQYAHARICSVFREAKEKYGFDPEEDFEGEIDLLKEEQERILMKHLAFIPDLIREAGEKQQPHKLTQITYQLASDFHYYYNNFKFLVKDDEKLMRARLFLLKAIREALRTLFRLMGITPVERM; from the coding sequence ATGAAAGAAGAAATAAAAAACAGGATTATAGAAGAGCTTAAGAAACATATTCCTGAAGTAGAACAGGTAAAAGATAAACTAAAAATAGATATACCTAAAGAGGACAGATTTGGAGATTTGTCTATTAATATAGCCTTTTTACTTTCTAAGTATCTGAAAAAAAAGCCTGTAGACATCGCCTCTGAAATAAAAGAGATAATACAAAATCTTCCCTATTTTTCAAAGGTAGAAGTGGCAGGTGCAGGTTTCATAAACATATTTCTGTCTACAGAGTATTATTCAGATGTTCTGAGACAGATACTTGAGGAAAAGGATAGATACGGTGTAGCAAAAGAAAAAAACAGGGGAAGGATAAACATAGAGTTTGTAAGTGCAAATCCTACAGGTCCCCTTCATCTGGGACACGGAAGGGGAGCTGTAGTCGGTAATGTCCAGTCAAACCTGTACGAGTATATAGGATATGAAGTAGAAAGGGAGTTCTACATAAATGATGCAGGAAACCAGATAAAAAAATTAGGAGAATCTGTTTATGCCCGGTTTAGACAGATTGAAGAGCCTGATTACCCTTTCCCTGAAGATGGATACCACGGAGAATATATCAAAGAAATAGCTGAGCATTTATACAGGTACGAAAGGGAAAAAATTCTCTCTTTTGTAGACGAAAAACAGGCCATAGATTTCTGTGCCGAGTTTGCAAAAGAACTGCTTTTAGAGAGAATAAAAAATGATCTAAAAGAGTTTGGAGTCGAGTTTGATATATGGTTCAGCGAGAAAAAACTGTACACAACCGGAAAAGTAGATGAAGCTATACAATTTCTAAAAGATAAAGGAATGATCTATGAAAAGGAAGGAGCTGTATGGGTAAAAACCTCACTTTACGGAGATGACAAGGACAGAGTGATAATAAAATCTGATGGCTCTTACACATACTTTGCAGGAGATATTGCATACCATTATGACAAATTTAAGAGAGGATACGATTTTATCGTTAATGTATGGGGAGCAGATCACCATGGTTACTTCCCAAGACTGAAAGCAGCTGTTATGGCTTTTGGAGTTCCTGAGAACTGGATAAAAGTGATTTTCATTCAGCTTGTAAAACTGTTCAGAAACGGTCAGGAAGTAAAGATGTCAAAAAGATCCGGTAGCTTCATCACGCTGAAAGAGCTTATTGAAGAAGTAGGTAAAGATGCTGTAATTTACTTCTTCCTTACAAAAGACAGTGATACACACCTCAATTTTGATATAGACCTTGCCCTGAAAAAAAGCTCTGAAAACCCTGTTTATTACGTCCAGTATGCCCATGCAAGAATATGCAGTGTTTTCAGAGAAGCAAAGGAGAAATACGGTTTTGATCCTGAAGAGGATTTTGAAGGGGAAATTGATCTTCTAAAAGAAGAACAGGAAAGGATACTGATGAAGCATCTCGCTTTTATTCCTGATTTGATAAGGGAAGCCGGTGAAAAACAACAGCCCCACAAACTTACACAGATTACATACCAGCTTGCATCTGATTTTCATTATTACTACAACAACTTTAAATTTTTAGTAAAAGATGACGAAAAATTAATGAGGGCGAGACTGTTTTTACTTAAGGCTATCAGAGAAGCTTTAAGAACTCTTTTTAGACTTATGGGAATAACGCCGGTGGAGAGGATGTAA
- a CDS encoding NAD-binding protein: MVSEGGKRKIAIFGLGFFGRKLLEKLSKNWEIISVDISENTVREIEERFKENKNISFVVGDASSILTWKKLDLQNVKYIVSTIRDTDVSLEICRIAREVFNLDSSIMVMLFEENREEEFEKFQTSIIKPAEIITNAIVSKIEKNYTIATNIGLGKGEIIEVHILARSHLIDRKLKYLRPSKWRIAAIYRDGELIIPTGEERIKVGDKVVLIGDPVVLENLVSILLKGIPQFPLQFGADFATVYHPKYRKTFEEAAYFKRNTKAHKLQIYPYKGYDVRKDFDYIKETVDSFEIKNKVNDYTELLKVEENIGVTVIPFVKNPIFSWFKLKKIFENGERPFLISRGRFPYKELIISLNCPDPAFTLEIGIEISRLMKIPFEVVYGIMPAELRGIEEEEELKERNNIVSDFEHIYKTGIKYTVLEGNPVKETLKYIKDKPDHLLIVSYDKKEDISILNPNVPFYITKESSSSVLCIPLEETYE, translated from the coding sequence ATGGTTTCTGAGGGTGGGAAAAGAAAAATCGCTATATTTGGTCTTGGTTTTTTCGGGAGAAAACTCCTTGAAAAACTGTCAAAGAACTGGGAGATTATCTCTGTTGATATATCAGAAAATACCGTAAGAGAGATAGAAGAGAGATTTAAGGAAAACAAAAATATCTCATTTGTAGTAGGCGACGCCTCCAGTATCCTCACATGGAAAAAGTTAGATCTACAGAATGTAAAATACATCGTTTCTACGATAAGAGACACAGATGTTTCACTGGAAATATGCAGAATAGCAAGAGAAGTATTTAATCTTGATTCCTCCATTATGGTAATGCTTTTTGAAGAAAACAGGGAAGAGGAGTTTGAAAAATTTCAGACTTCAATAATAAAACCTGCAGAGATTATAACCAATGCGATAGTTTCCAAAATAGAAAAAAATTACACAATCGCAACAAATATAGGATTAGGAAAAGGAGAGATTATCGAAGTTCATATACTTGCAAGATCTCATCTGATAGATAGAAAACTAAAATACCTCAGACCATCTAAATGGAGAATAGCAGCTATATATAGAGACGGAGAACTGATCATTCCAACAGGAGAAGAAAGGATAAAAGTAGGAGATAAGGTTGTTCTTATCGGAGATCCAGTTGTACTGGAAAATCTTGTCAGCATACTTCTAAAAGGAATTCCCCAGTTTCCCCTCCAGTTTGGTGCAGATTTTGCAACTGTTTACCATCCAAAATACAGAAAAACATTCGAAGAAGCAGCCTATTTCAAAAGAAACACAAAAGCCCATAAACTCCAGATTTATCCGTATAAAGGATACGATGTAAGAAAAGATTTTGATTACATTAAAGAAACGGTAGACTCTTTTGAGATAAAAAACAAAGTAAATGATTACACAGAACTTCTAAAAGTAGAGGAAAATATAGGAGTAACAGTAATTCCATTTGTCAAAAATCCTATTTTTAGCTGGTTTAAACTGAAAAAAATATTTGAGAATGGAGAAAGACCGTTCTTAATAAGCAGAGGAAGATTTCCATACAAAGAGCTTATAATATCCCTTAACTGTCCAGACCCTGCATTTACTCTGGAGATAGGAATAGAGATATCGAGGCTTATGAAAATTCCTTTTGAGGTTGTTTACGGTATAATGCCTGCAGAGCTGAGGGGAATAGAAGAGGAAGAAGAACTGAAGGAAAGAAATAATATCGTTTCTGATTTTGAGCATATATACAAAACAGGAATAAAATACACAGTCCTTGAAGGAAATCCTGTAAAAGAAACACTAAAATATATTAAAGACAAACCCGATCATCTTTTGATTGTCTCTTACGATAAAAAAGAAGATATATCCATTTTAAACCCAAATGTTCCCTTTTATATAACAAAAGAAAGCAGTTCATCTGTACTGTGTATACCGTTAGAGGAAACCTATGAGTAA
- a CDS encoding acetate--CoA ligase family protein yields MEYLDYLFSPRSIAIIGATDKKEKVGYAIFKNIVEGGYKGKIYPVNKRLDYLEGYRVYRSVLDIEDSIDLAIISIPIQYVPELFEQLGRKRVKTAVVISAGGKETGEKGKQIEEAIKERAKKYRIRFLGPNCLGFVNTLIDLNANFGLDKPLKGKTAFISQSGALFTAIMDWALREKIGFSYAVSIGNMADLTFGDIIEYLGKKEEVDTILLYMESLTDPEKFANVSRKISQKKPIIVAKAGRSESGQKAAVSHTGAIAGKDFLYSALFKRCGIVRSDNVLQLFDLTEAFSKQPVPEGNRFVVVTNAGGPGVMAADQFDKWNVKPVSLSEETIERLNKLLPRVWSHNNPVDIIGDAPPERYRKTLEILFEAPEIDGIICILTPQFMTKPYETAVQFYEVSKGKKKPFYPVLLGGEKLEKAKLFLEEHNIPVFETPEEAVDSMFLSYSYTYRKRLVAEDILEKSRGKNYKTVKHIIDKNLNEDNILLTEFETKKILSAYGIPVNDTYNTISVDEAVNVVRNIGFPVVMKINSPDILHKSEAGGVITGIKDIDSVKKSFEKILQNAKKYKPDAKIEGIIVEKQVSGDFELIIGSSFDKLFKQYIMFGMGGTMVEFFKDVSFDFPPLSKVAAKELIASTRIYRLLKSGFRDKKPVEINGLIDILMNVSDLLIDFPQIEELDINPLLAKENKFYAVDGRIKLRRFEGKNTILGGVN; encoded by the coding sequence ATGGAATATCTTGATTATCTTTTCTCTCCAAGATCCATAGCTATTATCGGGGCTACAGATAAAAAGGAGAAAGTAGGATATGCGATATTTAAAAATATCGTAGAAGGAGGGTATAAAGGGAAAATATATCCTGTTAATAAAAGACTTGATTACTTAGAAGGATACAGAGTATACAGGTCTGTTCTTGATATCGAAGACAGCATAGATCTGGCAATTATCAGTATTCCTATACAGTATGTTCCGGAGCTTTTTGAACAGCTGGGAAGAAAAAGAGTTAAAACTGCTGTAGTTATATCTGCAGGAGGAAAGGAAACAGGTGAAAAAGGAAAGCAGATAGAAGAAGCTATAAAGGAAAGGGCAAAGAAATACAGGATAAGATTTCTTGGACCTAACTGCCTCGGGTTTGTAAATACCCTTATTGATCTGAATGCAAACTTTGGTCTGGACAAACCACTTAAAGGAAAAACGGCTTTTATATCCCAGAGTGGAGCACTTTTTACTGCAATAATGGACTGGGCGTTAAGGGAAAAAATAGGATTTTCCTATGCTGTCAGTATAGGAAACATGGCAGATTTAACATTTGGGGATATTATTGAGTATCTTGGTAAAAAAGAAGAAGTAGACACGATCTTACTGTATATGGAGAGTCTTACAGATCCAGAAAAATTTGCGAATGTATCAAGAAAAATATCCCAGAAAAAACCTATTATCGTTGCAAAGGCAGGAAGATCAGAAAGCGGGCAGAAAGCTGCAGTATCCCACACAGGAGCTATAGCAGGGAAAGATTTCCTCTATTCAGCCCTTTTTAAAAGATGTGGTATAGTTAGATCGGATAATGTTTTACAGCTTTTTGATCTGACAGAAGCATTTTCCAAACAGCCAGTTCCTGAAGGAAACAGATTTGTGGTGGTAACAAATGCTGGTGGTCCGGGGGTTATGGCTGCTGATCAGTTTGATAAATGGAATGTAAAACCTGTCAGCTTGTCTGAAGAAACTATAGAGAGGTTGAACAAACTGCTTCCTCGTGTATGGAGCCATAACAATCCAGTAGATATAATAGGAGATGCTCCTCCTGAAAGGTACAGAAAAACATTGGAGATTTTATTTGAAGCACCAGAAATAGACGGTATTATATGTATCCTCACACCCCAGTTTATGACAAAGCCTTATGAGACTGCAGTTCAGTTCTATGAAGTTTCAAAAGGAAAAAAGAAACCTTTTTATCCTGTTTTGCTTGGAGGGGAAAAGTTAGAAAAGGCAAAACTGTTCCTTGAAGAACATAACATTCCTGTGTTTGAAACTCCAGAAGAAGCTGTTGATTCTATGTTTTTGAGTTACAGTTATACTTATAGAAAAAGGTTAGTAGCAGAAGATATATTGGAAAAAAGCAGAGGTAAGAACTATAAAACTGTTAAACATATAATAGATAAAAATCTTAACGAAGATAATATCCTCCTTACCGAGTTTGAAACAAAGAAAATCCTGTCAGCGTATGGCATACCTGTAAATGATACCTATAACACTATCAGTGTAGATGAGGCTGTAAATGTAGTTAGAAATATAGGCTTTCCTGTTGTTATGAAGATAAACTCCCCTGATATCCTTCATAAGTCAGAGGCAGGAGGTGTGATAACCGGCATAAAAGATATTGATTCTGTAAAGAAATCCTTTGAGAAAATCTTACAAAACGCCAAAAAGTATAAACCTGATGCGAAAATAGAAGGGATCATAGTTGAAAAACAGGTTAGCGGTGACTTTGAACTTATAATAGGAAGCAGTTTTGACAAACTATTCAAGCAATATATTATGTTTGGAATGGGGGGAACTATGGTTGAGTTCTTCAAAGACGTTTCTTTTGATTTTCCTCCTTTATCTAAAGTGGCAGCAAAGGAACTTATTGCCTCAACCAGAATATATAGACTTTTAAAGTCTGGATTTAGGGATAAAAAACCAGTGGAAATTAACGGTTTAATAGATATATTAATGAATGTATCTGATCTTTTAATAGATTTTCCACAGATAGAAGAGTTAGATATTAATCCTTTGCTGGCAAAGGAGAATAAGTTTTACGCCGTAGATGGAAGAATAAAGTTAAGAAGATTTGAAGGAAAAAACACTATTTTAGGAGGTGTTAATTGA
- a CDS encoding SPOR domain-containing protein, translating into MDKDLKDTIKKLEEAKSKQEKIERIIILLSGLLIVIIFSIIGINVYSGKEETISEPEINIIAKQKKEEKNTPPAEKTVPKVEKKEDIKSPEQPVKAEKVIEEKKVEKPKTVQEKISTPLKTEKKVAEKTPEKASKKTEEKPKKEQKKVAKNPFPSGYYIQAGAFSTKKKAEKLLKKLNMPNAKIRKEGELYKVLIGSFKNRKEAYRFMKEKNIKGFVRKI; encoded by the coding sequence ATGGACAAAGACCTAAAAGATACAATAAAAAAATTAGAAGAAGCAAAATCCAAACAGGAAAAGATAGAAAGAATCATTATTCTTCTCTCTGGATTGTTAATTGTAATTATTTTCTCCATAATAGGAATTAATGTCTATTCAGGAAAAGAAGAAACAATCTCTGAACCGGAGATTAATATAATTGCAAAACAAAAAAAGGAAGAGAAAAATACACCTCCTGCAGAAAAAACTGTTCCGAAAGTAGAAAAAAAGGAAGATATCAAATCTCCCGAACAGCCGGTAAAAGCTGAAAAGGTTATTGAAGAGAAAAAAGTAGAAAAACCAAAAACCGTTCAGGAAAAAATATCTACCCCTCTAAAAACAGAAAAAAAAGTAGCAGAAAAAACTCCTGAAAAAGCATCTAAAAAAACAGAAGAAAAGCCCAAAAAAGAGCAGAAAAAAGTTGCTAAAAATCCTTTCCCTTCAGGATATTACATACAGGCCGGAGCTTTCTCTACAAAAAAGAAAGCTGAAAAACTGCTAAAAAAACTTAATATGCCTAACGCAAAAATAAGAAAAGAAGGTGAACTTTACAAGGTTTTAATCGGAAGTTTCAAAAATAGAAAAGAAGCCTACAGATTCATGAAAGAAAAAAATATAAAAGGGTTTGTAAGAAAAATATAG
- a CDS encoding glycosyltransferase, which produces MKPRIVFVKTPDPRGVVDTLIKGLSKSLSARNFEVKIVEPTQNNIQEVVNEIIEYKPLFTFDFNLDGLIFAEKDGQQKILADIIGNIHVTWFLDDPMIHFTKLKPALQSNQLLYLTIDIEHGQWLGSIGKNVAFLAPGINPSDFPPPNVEKEFDLAFVGPVADPDNIEHSWKERFDDNLFGFAVELGRMLYRNPDMPVRFASGYLLSQYNQDFQQAMIKFQQEREEEFMQYLTEITLYAMHMRRWNIIDSIEDFEINILGPVDGETKDNVVVYPKIIANEDIISFLSKTKITLLSHPPFIPTGLAYSVFASVGANSLTMVEERLSSKSFLIDGRDIITYHPIDSIEIEGKIAYYLEEAPSEREAIAKQGRDTVFQNHTILQRGEFLANMLNDIIKRASQEDEKKEQVSEEPPPEKLN; this is translated from the coding sequence ATGAAACCGAGAATAGTTTTTGTCAAAACTCCAGACCCGAGAGGAGTGGTGGATACTCTGATTAAAGGTCTTTCCAAATCGCTCTCTGCAAGAAATTTTGAAGTCAAAATCGTAGAACCTACTCAAAATAATATTCAAGAAGTTGTTAATGAAATTATCGAGTATAAACCTCTTTTTACATTTGATTTCAATCTTGATGGTCTTATTTTTGCTGAAAAGGACGGACAGCAGAAAATCCTTGCAGATATCATAGGAAATATACACGTAACATGGTTTTTGGATGACCCTATGATTCATTTTACAAAACTTAAACCTGCCCTGCAGTCTAACCAGCTTTTATACCTTACGATAGATATAGAACATGGTCAGTGGCTTGGTTCTATAGGAAAAAATGTTGCTTTTCTTGCACCGGGGATAAATCCTTCAGATTTTCCACCTCCGAATGTAGAAAAAGAGTTTGATCTTGCTTTTGTTGGACCTGTTGCAGATCCTGATAATATAGAGCATTCATGGAAAGAAAGATTTGATGATAATCTGTTTGGTTTCGCTGTAGAGTTAGGAAGGATGCTGTACAGAAATCCAGATATGCCTGTAAGATTTGCATCAGGATATCTTCTTTCACAGTACAATCAGGATTTTCAGCAGGCCATGATAAAGTTTCAACAGGAGAGGGAAGAGGAGTTTATGCAGTACCTTACAGAGATAACTCTTTATGCTATGCATATGAGAAGATGGAATATTATAGATTCTATAGAGGATTTTGAGATAAATATCTTAGGACCTGTTGATGGAGAAACAAAAGATAATGTGGTTGTTTATCCAAAGATAATTGCGAATGAAGATATTATAAGTTTCCTATCAAAAACAAAAATTACCCTTCTATCCCATCCTCCGTTTATTCCTACAGGACTTGCTTACAGTGTATTTGCTTCTGTAGGTGCAAACAGTCTGACTATGGTTGAGGAAAGGCTTTCTTCAAAATCTTTCCTCATAGACGGTAGGGATATTATTACATACCATCCAATAGATTCTATAGAGATTGAAGGAAAAATCGCTTACTATCTTGAAGAAGCCCCATCAGAGAGGGAAGCTATCGCAAAACAGGGAAGGGATACAGTATTCCAGAATCACACTATTCTCCAGAGAGGTGAGTTTCTCGCTAATATGCTAAATGATATAATCAAAAGGGCATCTCAGGAAGATGAAAAAAAGGAGCAGGTTTCTGAAGAGCCTCCCCCTGAAAAATTAAATTAA
- a CDS encoding cation:proton antiporter — protein sequence MSKEESILLLVVSVGAFVIPFISRKLMLPSAVGEIIFGLVIGIFFNKATESMTVIHFLGSLGFLILMYLAGLEINFERIKITPKRELIIYFISLFIIIALSFFVALYFDQPKINILVYLTIAIGLLYPVLKDTGLIHTDFAQSTLIIASLGEVISLVFISAFFMYFEYGFSEKTFIHLFEIYLFFFIAYLILKAFQLYAWWNPKKVFTFIKTEDPTETDVRANFANMFIFAALASLLGLEYIIGAFFGGMLFAMIFKKREQIQEKISSFGYGFLIPVFFIEVGLRFDLFNLLKKEIILGAFMISITILLIRVAGAFPLLFSGFRLKEILAFPFALSMPLTLLVAIATLGLETKVIPEDYASMIVLSALISGILYPWLFKLITRIY from the coding sequence ATGAGTAAAGAAGAATCTATTCTTCTACTTGTAGTATCGGTAGGAGCTTTTGTAATACCGTTTATAAGTAGAAAGCTGATGCTTCCTTCTGCTGTTGGTGAAATAATATTCGGGCTTGTTATCGGTATATTTTTTAACAAAGCAACAGAAAGTATGACAGTTATCCATTTTTTAGGCAGTCTTGGTTTTCTTATTCTTATGTATCTTGCAGGTCTTGAGATAAATTTTGAAAGAATAAAGATAACACCTAAAAGAGAGCTGATTATCTACTTCATATCCCTGTTTATAATTATAGCCTTATCTTTCTTTGTTGCTCTTTATTTCGACCAGCCAAAGATAAATATACTTGTATACCTGACCATAGCTATAGGTCTTTTATATCCTGTCTTAAAGGACACAGGTCTTATACACACAGATTTTGCCCAGTCTACCCTGATAATAGCAAGCTTAGGAGAAGTGATATCTCTTGTTTTTATATCTGCATTTTTTATGTATTTTGAGTATGGTTTTTCTGAAAAAACATTTATACACCTATTTGAGATATATCTGTTCTTTTTTATAGCTTATCTTATTCTTAAGGCATTTCAGCTTTATGCCTGGTGGAATCCTAAGAAGGTCTTTACTTTTATAAAAACAGAAGATCCCACAGAAACAGATGTAAGGGCAAATTTTGCCAATATGTTTATCTTTGCAGCCCTTGCCAGCCTTTTAGGGCTTGAGTATATAATCGGGGCATTTTTTGGTGGGATGCTATTTGCAATGATATTCAAAAAGAGAGAACAGATACAAGAAAAAATAAGCAGCTTTGGTTATGGATTTTTGATACCTGTTTTCTTCATAGAAGTAGGCCTAAGGTTTGATCTGTTTAATCTGCTGAAAAAAGAGATAATATTGGGAGCTTTTATGATATCTATAACCATCCTTCTGATAAGAGTTGCAGGAGCTTTTCCACTATTGTTTTCCGGTTTCCGGCTGAAAGAGATTCTTGCCTTTCCTTTTGCCCTGTCTATGCCACTTACACTACTTGTAGCTATAGCAACCCTCGGTCTCGAAACAAAAGTAATACCGGAAGACTACGCGTCTATGATTGTTTTGTCTGCGTTAATAAGCGGTATACTTTATCCGTGGTTGTTTAAATTGATAACAAGGATATACTAA
- a CDS encoding CTP synthase has translation MQKFIFITGGVLSSLGKGVASASIGSILENMGYKITFLKLDPYLNIDPGTMNPYQHGEVYVTEDGAETDLDLGHYERFTNVTLTKYNNTTSGKLYNSLLEKERRGAYLGATVQVIPHFTNEIIRSIEKAASKSDIALIEIGGTVGDIESLPFLEAIRQMGLELGKENSLFIHLTYVPYIKAAGELKTKPSQHSVKELRAIGIQPDILICRADRPLPKPIKRKLALFTNVEEDAVISAPDVDIIYKIPLYFHKEKIDRIIAKHLNLEYREPELKHWQRIVNTLSKLKKETDIAIVGKYVELKDAYKSIIESFTHAQIPNEIKVNLHWINADELTEENIDEKLGDVDGILVPGGFGERGVEGKILTAKYARENNIPYFGICLGMQVAVIEFARNVVGLKEANSTEFDPQTPYPVIDLMPEQKGIENKGGTMRLGAYRCTLVEGTKAFEIYGEKEIYERHRHRYEFNPDFRPILEEKGLIVSGVYKAKNLAEIIELPEDMHQWFVACQFHPEFKSKPFKPHPLFVAFVKASYENRKRKNATS, from the coding sequence TTGCAGAAATTCATATTTATAACAGGTGGGGTTCTTTCCTCTCTGGGAAAAGGTGTAGCATCAGCCAGCATCGGCTCAATCTTAGAAAATATGGGATACAAAATAACATTCCTCAAACTTGACCCATATCTTAATATAGATCCGGGAACTATGAATCCTTACCAGCATGGTGAAGTGTATGTCACAGAAGACGGAGCAGAAACAGATCTTGATCTGGGTCATTATGAAAGATTTACCAATGTTACCCTTACAAAGTACAACAACACAACCTCAGGAAAACTATACAACTCTCTTCTTGAAAAGGAGAGAAGGGGAGCATATTTAGGGGCTACTGTTCAGGTAATTCCCCATTTTACAAATGAGATTATAAGAAGTATAGAAAAGGCTGCATCTAAATCAGATATAGCCCTTATAGAGATAGGAGGTACAGTAGGAGATATAGAGAGCTTACCTTTCTTAGAGGCAATCAGGCAGATGGGACTTGAGTTAGGCAAAGAAAATTCCCTCTTTATTCATCTTACGTATGTTCCCTATATCAAAGCTGCTGGAGAGCTCAAAACAAAACCTTCTCAGCACTCTGTAAAAGAATTAAGAGCTATCGGGATACAGCCTGATATTCTTATATGCAGGGCAGATAGACCTCTGCCTAAACCTATAAAAAGAAAGCTTGCCCTTTTTACAAATGTTGAGGAAGATGCTGTTATATCTGCACCTGATGTGGATATAATCTACAAAATTCCCCTTTACTTCCATAAAGAAAAAATAGACAGAATAATAGCGAAACACCTTAATTTAGAGTACAGAGAACCTGAGCTTAAACACTGGCAGAGAATTGTTAATACACTCTCTAAGCTGAAAAAGGAGACAGATATAGCTATAGTAGGTAAGTATGTAGAACTGAAGGACGCCTACAAAAGTATAATAGAGTCCTTTACACATGCCCAGATACCAAATGAGATAAAGGTAAACCTCCACTGGATTAATGCAGATGAACTTACAGAGGAAAATATAGATGAAAAATTGGGAGATGTAGATGGTATCCTCGTTCCGGGGGGATTTGGAGAAAGGGGAGTTGAGGGAAAGATACTCACAGCAAAATATGCAAGGGAAAATAACATACCGTATTTTGGTATATGTCTCGGTATGCAGGTTGCTGTTATAGAGTTTGCAAGAAATGTTGTAGGTCTAAAGGAAGCAAACTCAACAGAGTTTGATCCCCAGACTCCTTATCCTGTTATAGATCTTATGCCTGAGCAAAAAGGTATAGAAAATAAAGGAGGAACAATGAGACTTGGGGCGTACAGATGTACCCTTGTAGAAGGTACAAAGGCGTTTGAGATATATGGAGAAAAAGAGATATACGAAAGGCACAGACACAGGTATGAGTTTAATCCGGATTTTAGACCTATCCTTGAGGAAAAGGGTCTTATTGTATCTGGTGTATACAAAGCAAAAAATCTCGCAGAGATAATAGAACTTCCAGAAGATATGCATCAGTGGTTTGTAGCCTGCCAGTTTCATCCTGAGTTCAAAAGTAAACCTTTTAAGCCCCACCCTCTTTTTGTAGCTTTTGTAAAAGCAAGTTATGAAAACAGAAAGAGAAAAAATGCCACTTCCTGA